In Papaver somniferum cultivar HN1 chromosome 1, ASM357369v1, whole genome shotgun sequence, a genomic segment contains:
- the LOC113332446 gene encoding uncharacterized protein LOC113332446 produces MDGETDSSKGKNIECDMQKKNPVYHLGSSDGPGIIITPIVLKGTNYDEWARAIRISLIAKRKFGFVDGTITKPEYSDQLEEWIVVQSMLVSWISNTLDSSIRSSLGYYDNANLLWTQLKRRYCVVSGTRICQLKASLAECKQKKAEGVADYFGRLNKIWDEMVTYIKVPQCKCGKCTCDIASQVSMLREEDLLHYFLIGLDSVYSSVREQLLARYPLPSTDVAYQTMVNSESLRIGEVSMFTQVHDNVMAFRVQSDQRQLNNTYDPNKHCKYYSRDGHSEDGCFQRIGYPEWWGDIPRGGRGSGRGGRTNGRGRGGTNFAGGRGGRGQGAVNQVRAHNLNISDIRQSGGASSSEASGLTGVTTTQLQQVLEFLNSRKSTPQLQGNKNETVWIVDKGATNHVTYKRDDMIEIKDIKACTIGLPDGKYALSEKIGTVILPGDLRLENVLYVPRITFEVMAVSGDSYELWNWRMGHPSEKVLQKLQGRQFNKDIKIVRSDNGTEFNALRGYFRTNGIVFETSCLKVFGCLCYVHDQSSKRDKFASRGRRCVFLGYPFGKKAWQVYDLDTKEFRVSRDVKFFEHQFPFKIDGESSKRANEMMQSRFTASSATNVQGVSAERVQFSPDEYWSDDENSEEAVLAPQSGVPTETDDAGASAETEEAGVSTETDGTGSSAESESMGQRIQCDVPEKHEDNMASRNDDMGKGKRQKFPSSRLKGFVTHTIRENSLPHPHSTQSSASAGSAPRNFKEAMKHPGWRKSMEAEIRALEEQGTWELQELPPGKRALGSKWIYTEKYDENGKLGDMQLNVLVYVDDLIVAGNNLVERKYALDIIMETGLLGAKPAEFPMETNHRLALAQGDWFADVEKYRRLIGRLIYLAVNRPDLTYSVHTLSQFMQKPRMEHWEAALRVVRYLKKNPGQGILLRSNSNLSLQGWCDSDWASCPLTRRSLTGWFVCLGSSPVSWKTKKQPTVSRSSAEAEYRSMAAATCELKWLKQLLGDFGVRHAHGMKLLCDSQSALYIAQNPVFHERTKHIEISSPNP; encoded by the exons atggatGGTGAAACAGATTCATCCAAAGGGAAGAATATAGAGTGTGATATGCAGAAGAAGAATCCAGTCTACCATCTAGGATCGAGTGATGGTCCAGGTATCATCATCACGCCGATTGTTCTAAAGGGgactaactatgatgaatgggctagagccataagaatATCATTGATAGCTAAAAGaaagtttggttttgttgatggaactaTCACAAAACCTGAATATAGTGATCAGttggaagagtggattgttgTCCAGTCAATGCTTGTTTCATGGATTAGCAACACGTTAGATTCATCAATCAGATCGAGCTTGGGATATTATGATAACGCAAACTTGCTGTGGACACAGTTGAAGAGACGATACTGTGTTGTAAGTGGAACGAGAATCTGTCAGCTAAAAGCTTCGTTAGCCGAGTGCAAACAAAAGAAAGCAGAAGGTGTAGCAGATTACTTTGGGAGATtgaacaagatatgggatgagatggtaaCATACATCAAGGTACCTCAGTGCAAGTGTGGAAAGTGCACTTGTGATATCGCGTCACAAGTAAGTATGTTGAGAGAAGAAGACTTGCTGCATTATTTTTTGATTGGATTAGACTCTGTGTATAGTTCCGTGCGTGAACAACTATTGGCTAGATACCCGTTGCCATCAACAGATGTAGCATACCAGACAATGGTGAATTCGGAGAGTCTGCGTATAGGAGAAGTATCTATGTTTACGCAGGTACATGACAATGTGATGGCATTCAGAGTACAATCTGATCAACGTCAACTCAACAATACGTATGATCCTAACAAGCATTGCAAGTACTATAGTAGAGATGGACACTCAGAGGATGGGTGTTTTCAACGTATTGGATAcccagaatggtggggagacatACCTAGAGGCGGAAGAGGATCTGGTCGAGGAGGAAGAACCAATGGTAGAGGGCGTGGTGGCACTAACTTTGCTGGTGGCAGAGGAGGCCGCGGACAAGGTGCAGTCAACCAGGTTCGAGCACACAACCTTAACATATCAGACATAAGGCAGTCAGGTGGAGCGTCCTCATCAGAAGCTTCAGGTTTGACTGGAGTCACAACAACTCAGCTTcaacaggtgcttgagtttttaaactcaagaaaATCTACGCCTCAACTTCAAGGTAACAAGAACGAAACTGTTTGGATTGTAGACAagggagctacaaatcatgtcacatATAAAAGGGACGACATGATAGAGATAAAAGATATTAAGGCATGCACTATTGGACTTCCAGATGGGAAGTATGCACTTTCTGAGAAGATAGGAACTGTTATCCTTCCTGGGGATTTGAGACTAGaaaatgtgctttatgtgcctcgGATAACTT ttgaagttatggctGTTAGTGGAGATTCGTATGAGCTATGGAATTGGCGTATGGGACATCCTTCAGAAAAAGTTTTGCAGAAGTTACAAGGA CGTCAGTTTAATAAagatatcaaaattgttagaagtgataatggaactgagttCAATGCATTGCGTGGATACTTTCGAACTAATGGGATAGTGTTTGAGACATCCTGT TTGAAGGTATTTGGATgcctgtgttatgtgcatgatcaaagtagtaAAAGGGATAAATTTGCGAGCAGAGGAAGAAGGTGTGTCTTCCTTGGTtatccgtttggtaaaaaggcGTGGCAAGTTTATGATTTAGACACGAAAGAATTTCGGGTGTCAAGAGATGTCAAGTTTTTTGAACATCAATTTCCGTTTAAGATTGATGGTGAATCAAGTAAGAGGGCGAATGAGATGATGCAGTCGAGATTTACCGCTTCATCTGCGACTAATGTGCAAGGTGTATCGGCTGAGAGGGTTCAGTTCAGTCCTGATGAGTACTGGAGTGATGATGAAAACAGCGAGGAAGCAGTATTAGCTCCTCAAAGTGGAGTTCCAACAGAGACAGATGATGCTGGGGCTTCAGCCGAGACCGAGGAAGCTGGTGTTTCTACTGAGACTGACGGGACTGGTAGTTCAGCTGAGTCTGAGAGTATGGGTCAGAGAATACAATGTGATGTTCCGGAAAAACATGAAGACAATATGGCTTCTCGCAATGATGACATGGGTAAAGGAAAGCGTCAGAAGTTTCCGTCTAGCAGACTCAAaggatttgtgacgcacaccattaGAGAAAATAGTCTACCTCATCCTCATTCTACACAATCATCAGcctcag CTGGGTCTGCACCGCGTAACTTTAAAGAAGCCATGAAACATCCAGGGTGGAGGAAATCCATGGAGGCAGAAATCCGAGCTTTGGAAGAACAAGGTACATGGGAATTGCAAGAATTACCGCCGGGCAAGAGAGCCCTTGGGAGTAAATGGATTTACACggagaagtatgatgaaaatgggaagttG GGAGACATGCAGCTTAATGTCTTGGTTTATgtagatgatttgattgttgcagggAATAATCTAGTGGAG CGGAAGTATGCAttggatattatcatggaaacgGGTTTATTAGGAGCTAAACCTGCTGAGTTTCCAATGGAGACTAACCATCGTCTTGCTTTGGCGCAGGGAGATTGGTTTGCTGATGTGGAGAAATATAGAAGACTAATTGGTAGACTGATTTATTTGGCAGTGAATCGACCTGATCTTACATACTCGGTGCATACATTGTCTCAGTTTATGCAAAAACCGAGAATggaacattgggaagctgcacttAGAGTGGTTCGATacttgaaaaagaatcctgggcaaggcaTTTTGTTGCGCTCTAATAGTAACCTAAGTTTGCAAGGGTGGTGTGACTCAGATTGGGcaagttgtcctttaactagacgttcattgacaggatggtttgtttGTCTTGGGAGTTCCCCGGTgtcttggaagacaaagaagcaacCAACTGTTTCTCGGagctcagctgaagcagaatacaggtcCATGGCGGCAGCAACCTGTGAGTTAAAGTGGTTGAAACAGTTACTAGGTGATTTCGGAGTTCGTCATGCGCATGGAATGAAGCTCCTGTGTGATAGTCAATCAGCGTTATacattgctcagaatccagtttttcatgaacgcACAAAACATATTGAG atatcttcaccaaatccttag